The Aeromonas jandaei genomic interval GGATGCCACCGAACCGGCGTGAATTGATGTCGTTAAGGAGACATAACAATGAAAATATCCCTCTCCCTCAAGACCTTGCTGCTGGGGTTGATCTTCTCTCTGCTGGCAGGTTGTCAGAGTGCCCCGAAGGGGCTCACCCCTGAACAGCTGGCGGTATTGAAGGAGCAAGGTTTTTATCTGACCGACGAGGGTTGGACGCTGGATCTGGCCAACCGGGTGTTGTTTGCCAACAACGTCGGGGAGCTCAATCCCCAAACCCGTCAGACCGTGGAAAAGCTGGGCAAAGCCCTGCTTGGGGTAGGGCTCGACAAGGCGCGGGTTGACGGTCACACCGACAACACCGGCGAGAGCAGCTACAACCAGCAACTCTCCCTGAAGCGGGCTCAGTCGGTGGCGGATGTGCTTGTCTCGGTCGGGATGAAGCCTGCCAACCTGGAGGTCCGTGGTCGCGGCGAAACTGCGCCGGTGGCGGACAACAAGAGTGCCGCCGGACGGGCCGAAAATCGCCGGGTGGCCATCGTTATTGCCAACCAGTAAGCGACTGTCCTGCCAAGCGTGCCGTGTGCATAGCAAAAGAGCGCCAAAGAGGCGCTCTTTTTGATCCGGCCGGCGAGCTTATGATTCGCTCTGCTCGTTGGCGTCGGTGTGTTTGCGCAGGCGGATGTTGATCATCTCCACCACCAGCGAGAAGGCCATGGCGAAGTAGATGTAACCCTTCGGAATGTGCAGATCCATCCCCTCCGCCATCAGGGCGAAGCCGACCAGGGTGAGGAAGGAGAGGGCCAGCATCTTGATGGTGGGGTGGTTATCGACGAAATCGCCGATCGCCTTGGCGGCAAACATCATGATGAAGACGGCGATCATGATGGCCAGCACCATGACAGGAACGTGATCAGCCATGCCGACGGCGGTGATCACCGAATCCAGACTAAAGACGATGTCGAGAATGGCGATCTGGATCAGGGTGCTGATAAAACCGGAGGCCGCTTTGCTGACACTCTCCGGCTCGGCGGCCCCTTCCAGGGTGGCGTGGATCTCGTGGGTACTCTTGGCGATGAGGAACAGCCCCCCCAGCAGCAGGATGAGATCGCGGCCCGAGATGGCTTCGCCCAGCACGGTAAAGAGCGGAGCCGTGAGACGCATGACCCAGGCCAGTGAGAGCAGCAGCAGGATGCGGGTACCCATGGCGAGGGCCAGACCCAGAATGCGGGCGCGCTGGCGCTGCGCCTCGGGCAGACGGCCGACCAGAATGGAGATAAAGATGATGTTATCGATGCCCAGCACGATTTCGAGCAGGGTCAGGGTGGCGAGCGCTACCCAGGCAGAGGGATCCAGAACCCATTCCAGCATGATTGAACCTTGGTTGAAAAAAAGAAGCGGAACATTTTAGCAGGGGGGAACCGCTTGTCCCAGTGGGGCGAAAAGATAAAAATGGTCGCCATCGCAAGGGAGGAGTGCATGTTTCGATTAGGGCTCATCATAAATCCGGTCGCCGGAATTGGCGGCGCAGTGGCGCTCAAGGGGAGTGACGGCGTAGTGGCCGAGGCGCTGGCTCGCGGCGCCGTGCCCAAAGCACAAGAGCGCACCCGTCAGGCTCTGCTGCCGCTGTGTGAAGTGACTGCGCCGTTCGAGCTGCTGACGGTGGCTGGCAACATGGGGGAGCAGGTGGTGCGTGAACTGGGCTTGCCGCACCGCATCGTCTATCAACCGGCCGGGGAGCGTACCTCTGCCGCCGATACCCGCTATGCGGCAGAGCGGATGCGGGATGCGGGCGTCGATCTGCTGCTGTTTGCCGGTGGCGATGGTACGGCGCGGGACATCTGCGCGGCGGTGGGGGAGTCCTGCCATGTGCTGGGGATCCCGGCTGGCTGCAAGATCCACTCCGGCGTCTACGGGGTGACCCCGACCGCCAGCGGGCGGGTGGCGGCGCGGATGATCGCCGGTGAACTGCTCAGTCTTATCGACGCCGAGGTGCGCGATATCGACGAAGAGGCGTTTCGCGCAGGCAAGGTGCGGGCTCGTCACTATGGCCAGCTGCTGGTGCCCGGCGATCTGCGGTACGTGCAGGCGGTCAAGCAGGGGGGGCGGGAGTCCGAAGAGCTGGTGCTGGCGGATCTGGCAGCCGGCGTGGTCGAGCAGATGGAGCCAGATACCCTCTATCTGATGGGCTCTGGCAGCACGGTGGCAGCCTGCATGGCTGAGCTGGGTCTGGAAAATACGCTGCTTGGTGTGGATTTGGTGGAAAATGGCAGGCTTATCGGGCAGGATCTCAGCGCCGCCGAGATCCTGACCCGGATCCGTGGCCGTCGCTGCCGGCTGATCATTACCCTGATTGGCGGACAGGGACATCTGTTCGGGCGCGGAAATCAGCAATTGAGTCCTGAGGTGATTCGGAGTGTCGGGCTGGAGAACATCCAGGTGCTGGCAACCAAGAGCAAGCTGGCTTCCCTGCAGGGGAGACCACTCCTGGTCGATACCGATGAGCCTGAATTGAACCGGGCGTTGAGTGGTTATCTGCGCATAACCACGGGATACAAGGATCAGGTCATCTACCCGGTGGCCAGCCCGGAATAGGACGCCATGGATGCTGCTGGCCTGGCGCCAGAGAGCTGCAATCAACCGGATTGCGGTTCCATACCCCCGAATTATTTGCCGCAAATGAGGCTGCGTTACATGACGATTCACGATTTTGAGCACAAGTTGTTGGGACTGATCGACGGCATGGTTGCTACTGCGAGCGAAGATGAACTCTTTGCCGGTGGTTACCTGCGAGGCCATATTTCGCTGGCGGTCGCCCGTGCCGAGCTGGAGGGCAAGACCCTGGTGCGGGATGTCAAAAGCTATGTGTTGCGCAGCCTCAACGAGGCGATTTTGCAAGGCGAGCTCTCCGAGCAGGACGAGCAGCTGGTGCAAGCGATGTGGATTCGTTTGCAACAACAGGCAGAAGCTTGATCGGATACACATTTCAAACTGAAGTTTGAGTTTATTCTTCCCTGAAGTTAGTGAAAGGTTAATAATAAGTTTCGCCTTTTGTTTCAGGGATTAAACTATGGCTTCAGCCTCACGTATTGCCAAAAAACTGCCGCTCGAGATGCTCTATCACTGGGAGCGGCAGTGTCCTGATCGAACCTATCTGCGTCAAACCATCAACCGCGAATATGTCGATTTCACCTGGGGTGAAGTGGCCGATGAAGCGCGGCGCATGGTGACGGCCCTGCGTCATCTGGGGCTGGTTGCCGGCGATAAAGTGGCGCTGCTCTCCAAGAATTGCGCCCAGTGGTTTATCGCCGATCTGGCGATGCAGATGGGGCAGTACGTGAGCGTGCCCATCTACCCGACCGCCAACGTCGATACCATCGAATATGTGCTGCGCCACAGCGAGGCCAAGGCGATCTTCGTTGGCAAGCTCGATGACTGGAAGAGTCAGGAGGCGGGGGTGCCTGCCGATCTGCTGCGCATCGCCTTCCCCTATGACACCATGCCGGCCAGCTACCAGTGGGATGATCTGCTGGAAACACACGAGCCCATTCCCGACAGCCCGGTGCAGGAGCCTGATTCCCTGCTGAGCTTGGTCTATACCTCCGGCAGTACCGGCAAGCCGAAAGGGGCCATGCTGACCGTCGAACGTTATGCGTGGTCGTGCGAGAAGCTGGTGGAGACGGTGAACCTGACCCAGGCTGATCGCGGTTTCTCCTACCTGCCGCTCGCCCACATCACCGAGCGGGTCTACATCTACGGCGGCAGCCTGTTTGGCGGCGCCACCATCGCCTTCCCCGAATCCCTCGACACCTTCGTCGAGGACGTCAAGCGCTGCCGTCCTACCGTATTTATCTCGGTACCGCGACTGTGGGCCATGTTCCGCATCAAGATCCACGAGAAGCTGCCCCAGAAGAAACTCGAACTGCTGCTCAAGATCCCGCTGGTCTCCAGCCTTATCAAGAGCAAGCTGAAAAAGGGGTTGGGGCTGGATCAGGCACGGGTATTGGGCTGCGGTTCTGCGCCTGTCTCCCCTGCGCTGCTTGAGTGGTACCTGAGCATCGGTCTCAAGGTGACCGAAGCGTGGGGCATGACCGAGAACCACGCGTTTTCGACCATCAACTACCCGTTTCGCGCCGACAAGATCGGTACCGTCGGCAAGGCGGGGCCCGGGGTGACCATCAAGATCTCCGACGAGGGGGAGATCCTCTGTCGCTGCGAGGGGATGATGGTGGGTTATTACAAGGATCCCGAGCACAGTGCCGAGGCCATTGATGCCGAGGGGTGGCTCCACACCGGCGACATGGGCAAGCTGGACAAGGAGGGTTACCTCACCATCACCGGCCGGATGAAGGATGTGTTCAAGACCGCCAAGGGCAAGTATGTGGCGCCGGTGCCCATCGAAGGGATGCTGGGGCAGGAGCCCATCATCGAGCAGCTCTGCGTGATTGGTTACGGCATGCCCCAGCCTGTCGCGCTGGTGCAGCTGGCCGAGAGCGCAGCCAAAGGAAACCGGGATGAGGTCGTGGCCAGACTGGAGGCAGCCCGGGTGCGGGTCAACGACCAACTGGAGTCCCACGCCAAGATCCGCGGCATTCTGGTGGTGAAAACCCCCTGGAATATCGAGAACGGCGTGCTGACTCCCACCATGAAGATCAAGCGTCATCTGCTGGAGCAAAAATATGCCCATGTCGGGGAGCGCTGGCCCTCATCGCAAGTGGTGGTGTGGGAGGAGTAAATCCCCCATTTTCCACATCGCGACAAACAACAACGGCCCTTGATGGGCCGTTGTTGTTTCTGGGGGTTATTCACTCGCCGCTGTTTTGTCGGCGAGTAAAAAGCGCGCCCGGTTAGATCTGCGCCAGTGCGGCAGCCAGATCGGCAATCAGATCGTCCGCATCTTCCACCCCGATGCTGAAGCGGATGAGGTCGTCATTGACCCCGGCGGCGAGGCGACTTGCCTCGTCCATGGCGGCGTGAGTGGTACTGGCCGGGTGGCAGGCAAGACTCTCCAGATCGCCCAGACTTACCGCCTGCACGAACAGTTGCAGGTTATCGAGCAGGGTGGCACAGCGTGCAAACCCTCCTTCAAGTTCAATGCTCACCATGCCACCAAAGCCGCTGGCGAAGGCGCCGAGGGCATCGTGGCCCGGATGGCTGGCAAGCCCCGGGTAGATCACCTTCTTCACCGCCGGATGGGCGGCCAGAAACTCGGCCACTTTTTGGGCATTGTGCAGATGGGCATCCATCCGTAGCGGCAGGGTCTTGACCCCGCGCTGCAGCAGGTAGGCCTCCTGCGGGCCGATGGGGGAGCCGATATGTTTGAGGGCCACAGTGCGGATCGACTTCATCAGGGCGTGGGAGCCCGCCACCACCCCGGCGATGATGTCGCCGTGGCCGCCCAGATATTTGGTGCCGCTGTGCATCACCACATCGACCCCGAGCTCCAGCGGGCGCAGCAGGTAGGGGGTAAGGAAGGTGTTGTCACACACTGTGATGGCGCCCACCTTGCGGGCCGCTTCCACCACCAGTCGCGGATCCACCACCTTGAGGGTGGGGTTGGTCAGGGTTTCGAACAGTACCACCTTGGTGGCGGGGCGGATGTTAGCCAGCAGATCCCGGTCGCTCTCATACGCGGTGACCTTGATGCCGGCGCGGCTGAAGGTTTGCTTGAGGAAGGCATCGGTGCCGCCGTAGAGCGGGCCGATATAGGCCACTTCATCACCGCTGTCGGCCAGCGCATACATGATGGCGCTCACTGCCGCCATGCCGCTCGCCACCACCAGCGCCTCGTCGGCCCCTTCCAGCGCCGCCAGTTTCTGCTCCAGCTCGGCGGTGGTGGGATTGCCAAAGCGGCTGTAGATAAAACCGGGGGCTTGACCTGCAAAGCGCTCCTTGCCCGCCTGGGCGTTGAAGTAGCTGAAGGTGCTGCTCTGGTAGAGCGGGGTGGTGAGGGCGCCGGTCTGGGGGTCGATCCGCTGGCCGCTGTGTACGCTCATGGTCTTGAATTTCATCGTGTTGCTCCGTGAGGGCCAGGCTCTGGCCATGACTTGTTTTGTTGTTCGTTGCTTGTTGTTTTTGTCAGCGCGGGTATGTGCATGCTGCTTGTGGCTTATGCATATACCCACCTGTGGATCTTTGCGCTGCTTAGGCCGGTATCGCTTCGCTCTCTGTGCGCGGGAGGCGAGCGGGTTCTACCGGCCCATAGTGACGCGCCGCCACATCCGGATGGGAGCGCAGCCTCCCCTTGAGCACGTTCTCCCCCACCTGATAGAAGAGCGGGTTGGTCGGGTCACTCTCCGGCCCTTGTGCCTGCGCGGCCAGCGCGGGGGAGAGGCTGAGCAGCGGCACGGTGGCATCGAGCCGCGCCGCCATAAAGAAGGCGCAGGAGAGACGCGAGACGCCGGGCGGCGGGCTTACCACCCGATGCAGGGTCGCCTTTAGATAGCCGTTGGAGGCCAGCTCCAGCAGCTCGCCGATATTGACCACCAGCGCTCCCGGCAGGGGGGGCGCGGAGATCCAGCCGTCGGCCGTCTCGACCTCAAGCCCCGAATGATTGTCCTGCATCACCAACGTCAGGTAGCCGGGATCCTTGTGGGCGCCCACCCCCTGACTGCTGCCGCCCGCCTCTTGCCCCGGGTAGTGAATGAGCTTCATGTGCTGATAGGGGGCGCCGCGAATGCTGGCGTCAAACACGTTGGCCGGTTGCTCCAGCACCTCGGCAAAAGCGGACAGCAGGGTGAGGGTGATATCGCTCAGCCGATCCTGCCACGCCAGCAGATGGGCTTTCATCTCGGGCAAGGCGGCCGGCCACTGGTTGGGGCCGATCAGCCGCTGCCAGGGTTCACGGATCAGGGCCGCAGGCAGGGCTTGCGCCTCGTTCATGATATCGAACTGCTCCCGCAGATCCGGCCGCTGGCGAGTCAGCTCGGCACCGACCCGGTTGTAGCCGCGAAAGTGGGGGCTGTTGACCATCTGCACCGCCAGCTTCTCCTGCTCCGGCAGGGCAAAGAAGCGCTCTGCCAGCACCAGAGTCTCTCGCTGCTCGGCGTCACTCAGGCCATGCCCTGTCAGATAGAAAAAGCCGACGTCGCGGGCGGCCGCGGCCAGCCTGGCCAACATAGGGCGATGCAGGTCGGGTGCCCCGTTGAGGGCAGCCAGATCGATGATCGGCAGTGGTGAATGTTCCATGTGCACCTCCTCACTCTTTCGTTATCTCTGGCGCCATCTCTTCTGCTGCCTCTGGTGCGGGCAGGCTTGATGAGCGGCAAACGGGATGGCGCGACAGTGTGGCGGTATGCGATGCGGTGTGGCGCCATCTGGAATGAAGGGGATGCTACTGTTCGGCGTTATAAGACGGAAACAACAAATTATTCTTAGTTATATACAAAATTCGAAATGGAATTCGGTGTGTAATGGGCTGGCTGCTTTTTGCGCAGCCATTAAGGGCGGAATGGGAAATGATGGGAGGGAGAGTGATAACCAGAGGCAAGCTGACCGCGGTAAAAATGACCAAAACAGAAAATGGCCAAAACAGCAGGGAGGCGGATGCC includes:
- a CDS encoding OmpA family protein; its protein translation is MKISLSLKTLLLGLIFSLLAGCQSAPKGLTPEQLAVLKEQGFYLTDEGWTLDLANRVLFANNVGELNPQTRQTVEKLGKALLGVGLDKARVDGHTDNTGESSYNQQLSLKRAQSVADVLVSVGMKPANLEVRGRGETAPVADNKSAAGRAENRRVAIVIANQ
- a CDS encoding TerC family protein, producing MLEWVLDPSAWVALATLTLLEIVLGIDNIIFISILVGRLPEAQRQRARILGLALAMGTRILLLLSLAWVMRLTAPLFTVLGEAISGRDLILLLGGLFLIAKSTHEIHATLEGAAEPESVSKAASGFISTLIQIAILDIVFSLDSVITAVGMADHVPVMVLAIMIAVFIMMFAAKAIGDFVDNHPTIKMLALSFLTLVGFALMAEGMDLHIPKGYIYFAMAFSLVVEMINIRLRKHTDANEQSES
- a CDS encoding ATP-NAD kinase family protein: MFRLGLIINPVAGIGGAVALKGSDGVVAEALARGAVPKAQERTRQALLPLCEVTAPFELLTVAGNMGEQVVRELGLPHRIVYQPAGERTSAADTRYAAERMRDAGVDLLLFAGGDGTARDICAAVGESCHVLGIPAGCKIHSGVYGVTPTASGRVAARMIAGELLSLIDAEVRDIDEEAFRAGKVRARHYGQLLVPGDLRYVQAVKQGGRESEELVLADLAAGVVEQMEPDTLYLMGSGSTVAACMAELGLENTLLGVDLVENGRLIGQDLSAAEILTRIRGRRCRLIITLIGGQGHLFGRGNQQLSPEVIRSVGLENIQVLATKSKLASLQGRPLLVDTDEPELNRALSGYLRITTGYKDQVIYPVASPE
- a CDS encoding YfcL family protein; this encodes MTIHDFEHKLLGLIDGMVATASEDELFAGGYLRGHISLAVARAELEGKTLVRDVKSYVLRSLNEAILQGELSEQDEQLVQAMWIRLQQQAEA
- a CDS encoding AMP-binding protein codes for the protein MASASRIAKKLPLEMLYHWERQCPDRTYLRQTINREYVDFTWGEVADEARRMVTALRHLGLVAGDKVALLSKNCAQWFIADLAMQMGQYVSVPIYPTANVDTIEYVLRHSEAKAIFVGKLDDWKSQEAGVPADLLRIAFPYDTMPASYQWDDLLETHEPIPDSPVQEPDSLLSLVYTSGSTGKPKGAMLTVERYAWSCEKLVETVNLTQADRGFSYLPLAHITERVYIYGGSLFGGATIAFPESLDTFVEDVKRCRPTVFISVPRLWAMFRIKIHEKLPQKKLELLLKIPLVSSLIKSKLKKGLGLDQARVLGCGSAPVSPALLEWYLSIGLKVTEAWGMTENHAFSTINYPFRADKIGTVGKAGPGVTIKISDEGEILCRCEGMMVGYYKDPEHSAEAIDAEGWLHTGDMGKLDKEGYLTITGRMKDVFKTAKGKYVAPVPIEGMLGQEPIIEQLCVIGYGMPQPVALVQLAESAAKGNRDEVVARLEAARVRVNDQLESHAKIRGILVVKTPWNIENGVLTPTMKIKRHLLEQKYAHVGERWPSSQVVVWEE
- a CDS encoding trans-sulfuration enzyme family protein; this translates as MKFKTMSVHSGQRIDPQTGALTTPLYQSSTFSYFNAQAGKERFAGQAPGFIYSRFGNPTTAELEQKLAALEGADEALVVASGMAAVSAIMYALADSGDEVAYIGPLYGGTDAFLKQTFSRAGIKVTAYESDRDLLANIRPATKVVLFETLTNPTLKVVDPRLVVEAARKVGAITVCDNTFLTPYLLRPLELGVDVVMHSGTKYLGGHGDIIAGVVAGSHALMKSIRTVALKHIGSPIGPQEAYLLQRGVKTLPLRMDAHLHNAQKVAEFLAAHPAVKKVIYPGLASHPGHDALGAFASGFGGMVSIELEGGFARCATLLDNLQLFVQAVSLGDLESLACHPASTTHAAMDEASRLAAGVNDDLIRFSIGVEDADDLIADLAAALAQI
- a CDS encoding isopenicillin N synthase family dioxygenase; the protein is MEHSPLPIIDLAALNGAPDLHRPMLARLAAAARDVGFFYLTGHGLSDAEQRETLVLAERFFALPEQEKLAVQMVNSPHFRGYNRVGAELTRQRPDLREQFDIMNEAQALPAALIREPWQRLIGPNQWPAALPEMKAHLLAWQDRLSDITLTLLSAFAEVLEQPANVFDASIRGAPYQHMKLIHYPGQEAGGSSQGVGAHKDPGYLTLVMQDNHSGLEVETADGWISAPPLPGALVVNIGELLELASNGYLKATLHRVVSPPPGVSRLSCAFFMAARLDATVPLLSLSPALAAQAQGPESDPTNPLFYQVGENVLKGRLRSHPDVAARHYGPVEPARLPRTESEAIPA